The Labrus mixtus chromosome 16, fLabMix1.1, whole genome shotgun sequence genome window below encodes:
- the LOC132991402 gene encoding zinc finger protein 813-like, giving the protein MSKVQMLRALVNQRLSVAAAEIFEVFETTIADYEEQLCRSREESERKQRLLDAVLSPQLRLHRAERPADVQQPLVSKAELPPEQQEWSTSLDQEDPEPPHIKEEHEELWSSQEEEQLQGLEEVKEEEEQAQSSQLHQRQNEEIRDSVEEAEPAVSSETERSFHPETEDRSGDSSEHEAEDRLVQKQAEEAHLGPNFLNNDEYDSHVKLFRCSQCGKCFNQNSNLKTHMRIHTGEKPFCCSVCGKRFAQKAHLQNHVKCHTGEKPYGCSLCDKRFSRCEHLQLHMRTHTGEKPFNCNTCDKRFT; this is encoded by the exons atgtctaaagTCCAAATGCTGAGAGCTTTAGTGAACCAGAGACTAAGTGTGGCTGCTGCAGAGATCTTTGAAGTGTTTGAAACAACGATAGCAGATTACGAGGAGCAACTGTGTCGATCCAGAGAAGAGAGCGAGCGGAAACAAAGACTACTGGACGCTGTTCTCAGTCCTCAGCTTCGTTTACACCGAGCAG AGCGTCCTGCAGATGTCCAGCAGCCGTTGGTGAGTAAAGCAGAGCTTCCccctgagcagcaggagtggagcactagtctggaccaggaggacccTGAGCCCCCACACATCAAAGAGGAACatgaggaactgtggagcagtcaggaggaagaacagcttcaaggactggaggaggtgaaagaggaggaggagcaagctcagtcctcacagcttcatcagagacaaaatgagGAGATTAGAGACTCTGTGGAAGAAGCAGAACCAGCTGtgagctcagagacagagaggtctTTCCACCCAGAGACTGAGGACCGGAGTGGAGACTCTTCAGAACATGAGGCTGAAGACAGACTCGTACAGAAACAGGCCGAGGAAGCACATTTAGGTCCAAACTTTTTAAACAATGACGAGTATGACTCTCATGTGAAACTGTTCCGCTGCTCTCAGTGTGGCAAATGTTTCAATCAAAACTCAAATCTAAAGACACACATGAGAatccacacaggagagaaacctttctgctgctctgtgtgtgggAAAAGATTTGCCCAGAAGGCTCATCTGCAGAATCATGTGAAATGTCACACGGGAGAAAAACCGTACGGATGTTCACTTTGTGACAAACGTTTTTCCCGCTGTGAACACTTACAGCTTCacatgagaacacacacaggggaGAAACCCTTCAACTGCAACACCTGTGACAAAAGGTTCACCTGA
- the LOC132991405 gene encoding pro-opiomelanocortin-like, whose product MFSVWLLVALAMVGVARGAVSECMEHPRCQDVNSESSMMDCIQLCHSDLSAETPIIPGDLRPPPPSDAEALLPLLSSSPPQAKRSYSMEHFRWGKPVGRKRRPIKIYTSNGVEEESSEVFPAEMRKRELGRKMTAEDEGKEKKEEGPEDIHAEKDGVYRIQHFRWNAPPASKRYGGFMRSWDERSQRPLLTLFKNVINKEIQQQEEE is encoded by the exons ATGTTTTCTGTGTGGCTACTGGTGGCGTTGGCGATGGTAGGCGTGGCCAGAGGAGCCGTCAGTGAGTGCATGGAGCATCCTAGATGTCAGGACGTCAACTCTGAGAGCAGCATgatg gacTGTATCCAGCTCTGTCACTCAGACCTCTCAGCTGAGACTCCCATAATCCCTGGTGACCTccgacctcctcctccatcagacGCCGAGGCTCTGCTCCCCCTTTtatcctcctcccctcctcaggCCAAGCGCTCCTACTCCATGGAGCACTTCCGCTGGGGGAAGCCTGTCGGGAGGAAGCGCCGCCCCATAAAAATCTACACCTCCAATGGCGTGGAGGAGGAGTCCTCTGAGGTTTTCCCCGCAGAGATGAGGAAGCGGGAGCTTGGCCGCAAAATGACAGCAGAAGATGAggggaaggagaaaaaagaggaggggCCTGAAGACATACATGCAGAAAAAGACGGCGTTTACAGGATTCAGCACTTTCGCTGGAACGCCCCGCCAGCCAGCAAACGCTACGGAGGCTTCATGAGGAGCTGGGATGAGCGCAGCCAGAGGCCGCTGCTCACGCTCTTCAAAAATGTCATcaacaaagaaatacagcagcaggaggaggagtga
- the LOC132991397 gene encoding angiopoietin-related protein 7-like, which translates to MKWTFVLLTWWWFQLVSGDFAATDELSDVRHDADVPSHTLTDTHSDVQHNADVPSHTLTDTHSDVQHNADVPSHTLTDTHSDASDMNFQTGRDVQDTNWDLPDIHKDNYEDADWHPTSTLRETHHELHPDAPPVMRSINVGVGESTNQSLTERCGEYSSQLTSSGQCQLTATLPPVTGGPSQKRCPDMFRCTDDISYWLHENQNRKEQLDELRETMSELQEELRNHRHRVKALELQSEENVTSVQTLEPRLHALELRQAKTDTLLHVHAALLSELQAQLGNLSATVQRISLNTGCKINVIRTTSLLNMRDTLPPDGAHLSLCPSDCASLYHNGVRRSGVYSIVLSPGSSRPVYCDMETEGGGWTVLQRRRDGSVSFNRGWLEYREGFGEPRGEHWLGNQQLHLLSNQGHYSLRIDLQDWSNAHRHAQYRTFRIDDEENHYRLHVSGFNGTVKDSFSWYHDQQSFSTPDTGNICAEISHAGWWYHQCFYANLNGVYYKGGHYSLKAQNLLGPDGIVWFSWKESDFYSLKAVTMMIRPSNFRPGLSP; encoded by the exons ATGAAGTGGACGTTTGTTTTACTGACCTGGTGGTGGTTCCAGCTCGTTTCTGGAGACTTTGCTGCCACTGATGAACTCTCTGACGTCCGGCATGATGCAGATgttccctcacacacactcacggaCACACACTCTGATGTCCAACACAATGCAGATgttccctcacacacactcacggaCACACACTCTGATGTCCAACACAATGCAGATgttccctcacacacactcacagacacacactcagatgcaTCTGACATGAACTTCCAAACAGGCAGAGATGTCCAGGACACTAACTGGGACCTTCCAGACATCCACAAGGACAACTATGAGGACGCTGACTGGCATCCTACGTCCACCCTCCGGGAAACGCACCACGAACTGCACCCCGATGCTCCACCTGTGATGCGCAGCATCAACGTGGGTGTTGGAGAAAGCACCAACCAGAGTCTAACGGAACGGTGCGGCGAGTACAGCAGCCAGCTGACATCTAGCGGTCAGTGTCAGCTGACGGCCACGCTGCCTCCCGTGACAGGGGGACCATCCCAGAAACGCTGCCCGGATATGTTCCGCTGCACAGACGACATCTCTTATTGGCTGCACGAGAACCAGAACAGAAAAGAACAGCTGGATGAGCTGAGGGAGACGatgtcagagctgcaggaagagCTGAGGAACCACCGGCATCGAGTGAAGGCGCTGGAGCTGCAG agtgaagaaaatgtgacttcAGTCCAGACTCTTGAACCACGGCTACATGCCCTGGAGTTACGTCAGGCTAAGACGGACACGCTGCTGCATGTGCACGCCGCGCTGCTGTCCGAGCTGCAGGCTCAGCTCGGTAACCTGTCAGCGACCGTGCAGCGAATTAGCCTGAACACAGGCTGCAAGATCAACGTCATCAGAACAACGTCACTGCTCAACATGCGGGACACGCTGCCACCAG ATGGAGCACACTTGTCTCTTTGTCCGTCAGACTGTGCGTCTCTGTATCATAACGGTGTGCGGCGCTCTGGTGTGTACAGCATCGTCTTGTCTCCGGGTTCCTCCAGGCCTGTCTACTGTGACATGGAGACAGAgg GCGGCGGCTGGACGGTGCTACAGCGACGGCGTGACGGCTCGGTTAGTTTTAACCGTGGCTGGTTGGAGTACCGAGAAGGTTTCGGCGAGCCGCGAGGAGAACACTGGCTGGGAAACCAACAGCTCCACCTGCTGTCCAACCAGGGACACTACAGTCTGCGTATCGACCTGCAGGACTGGAGCAACGCCCACAGACACGCCCAGTACCGCACCTTCAG GATCGACGATGAGGAGAACCATTACCGCCTCCATGTGTCTGGTTTCAACGGTACGGTGAAGGACTCGTTCAGTTGGTACCATGACCAGCAGAGCTTCAGCACACCAGACACGGGAAACATCTGCGCTGAGATCAGCCACGCGGGCTGGTGGTACCATCAGTGTTTCTACGCCAACCTCAACGGAGTCTACTACAAG GGGGGGCACTACTCTCTGAAAGCTCAGAACCTGCTGGGACCGGACGGCATCGTGTGGTTCTCCTGGAAAGAATCAGACTTTTACTCTCTGAAGGCGGTCACCATGATGATACGACCCAGCAACTTCAGACCCGGCCTGTCGCCATAG
- the ndufb9 gene encoding NADH dehydrogenase [ubiquinone] 1 beta subcomplex subunit 9: MATAYLTHQQKVLRLYKKSLRHLESWCVFRDKYRFYACLMRARFDENKNEKDMVKATMMLKAGEEEFWTRQHPQPYIFPDSPGGTSYERYECYKVPEWLLDHWHPSEKAMYPDYFSKREQWKTLRNQSWDKEVAQLQAETGTEGIKTEALPPARKEGDLPPLWWQFVTRPRERPT; encoded by the exons ATGGCCACCGCTTACCTCACCCACCAGCAGAAAGTGCTGCGACTTTATAAGAAATCACTGAGACACCTGGAGTCCTGGTGCGTGTTCAG AGACAAATATCGTTTCTATGCCTGCTTGATGCGGGCTCGCTTCGACGAAAACAAGAATGAAAAGGACATGGTGAAGGCCACCATGATGCTGAAGGCGGGAGAGGAGGAGTTCTGGACCAGGCAACATCCTCAGCCCTACATCTTCCCCGACTCCCCTGGAGGGACCTCCTACGAGAGATACGAGTGCTACAAG GTCCCGGAGTGGCTGCTGGACCACTGGCACCCCTCGGAGAAGGCCATGTATCCGGATTACTTCTCCAAGAGAGAGCAGTGGAAGACACTGAGGAACCAGAGCTGGGACAAAGAG GTGGCCCAGCTGCAGGCTGAGACTGGAACTGAAGGCATCAAGACCGAAGCCCTCCCTCCAGCCCGCAAGGAGGGCGACCTCCCCCCTCTGTGGTGGCAGTTTGTCACCCGCCCCAGGGAGCGACCCACATAA